A region of Brevinema andersonii DNA encodes the following proteins:
- a CDS encoding HAD family hydrolase: MPKKLIIFDLYNTLIVDPNIEERHLYRLNAIWSIIEKSGYPVHFSDLIAAQDHAKEQLIANQHDYFSISVFEQVRLICNYLGISDIATIKKIYDIWAFASIQIAPEPIQNVREGLELLRGNGRKTALISNTASTPGISLRFLLLERKLYELFDDLVFSDEFGFMKPKLLIFSRVLERMETDPKDAVFIGDHHHYDKFGAQSAGIEYIEMNPHLDFLNIVAKVLSL; this comes from the coding sequence ATGCCCAAAAAGCTGATTATTTTTGACCTCTACAACACATTGATTGTTGATCCAAACATTGAAGAACGGCATCTTTACCGATTGAACGCGATTTGGTCTATTATTGAAAAATCTGGATACCCAGTGCATTTTAGTGATTTGATCGCAGCTCAAGACCATGCCAAAGAACAATTGATCGCTAATCAGCACGATTATTTCAGTATCAGTGTTTTTGAGCAGGTACGTCTTATTTGTAACTATTTAGGGATCAGCGATATTGCTACGATAAAAAAAATTTACGATATTTGGGCTTTTGCATCCATTCAGATTGCGCCGGAACCCATACAAAACGTACGTGAAGGGCTTGAACTGCTTCGGGGAAACGGCAGAAAAACTGCATTAATTTCTAATACGGCTTCAACACCTGGAATTTCATTACGATTTCTGTTACTCGAGCGCAAACTTTATGAACTTTTCGATGATCTTGTTTTTTCAGATGAGTTCGGGTTTATGAAGCCTAAACTTTTAATTTTTTCACGGGTTTTAGAACGTATGGAAACAGATCCAAAAGATGCCGTTTTCATAGGTGACCACCACCATTACGACAAATTTGGCGCCCAGTCTGCAGGCATCGAATATATCGAAATGAATCCGCACCTTGATTTTCTTAACATTGTCGCAAAAGTACTTAGTTTGTAG
- the msrB gene encoding peptide-methionine (R)-S-oxide reductase MsrB, translating into MKKNYAALLSIIFCWEVPMSAQNKIETATLAGGCFWCIESDLKNLDGIISVTSGYTGGNTKNPTYEQVNTGTTGHREAVQVLFNPDQISYQMLLNAYFRLIDPTDAGGSFVDRGNQYAPAIFYHSDQQKIVAESAIYTLENSGHFNKPIAVKIEQFEKFYPGEDYHQDYKKKNPFHYNLYRENSGRNQYICEVWNKIPQALLLTNKPFFHSIILEYFTRFSEFEKPSQEELKQKLSLLAYKVTQENETEPAFSEGNFHNNKERGLYVDVVSGEPLFSSADKFDSGTGWPSFSRPIDNYFIVKKPDYSFFMHRTEVRSRFGDSHLGHVFNDGPEGIRYCINGAALRFIPYEDMEAEGYKDFLVFV; encoded by the coding sequence ATGAAAAAAAATTATGCAGCCCTGCTATCCATTATTTTCTGCTGGGAGGTTCCCATGTCCGCTCAAAACAAAATTGAAACAGCAACACTTGCAGGAGGTTGCTTCTGGTGTATCGAGTCAGATTTAAAAAATCTAGACGGAATAATCAGTGTTACCTCAGGCTACACAGGTGGAAACACTAAAAATCCAACTTATGAACAAGTTAACACAGGTACTACAGGACACCGAGAAGCAGTTCAAGTGCTGTTCAATCCAGATCAAATCTCCTATCAAATGCTTCTTAATGCATACTTCAGGCTTATTGATCCTACGGATGCAGGTGGCTCGTTTGTTGATAGAGGAAATCAATATGCTCCTGCCATTTTTTACCATAGCGATCAACAAAAAATCGTTGCAGAGAGTGCTATCTATACTCTCGAAAATTCGGGACATTTTAATAAGCCAATTGCCGTGAAGATTGAACAATTTGAAAAATTTTATCCGGGTGAAGACTATCATCAGGATTACAAGAAAAAAAATCCTTTTCATTACAATTTATATCGAGAAAATTCAGGACGTAACCAATATATCTGCGAAGTTTGGAACAAAATTCCGCAAGCGTTGCTGCTGACCAACAAACCATTTTTTCATAGCATTATACTGGAATATTTTACACGCTTTTCAGAATTTGAAAAACCTTCTCAGGAAGAACTTAAACAAAAACTCAGTCTTCTGGCCTACAAAGTAACACAAGAAAACGAGACGGAACCAGCATTTTCTGAAGGGAATTTCCACAATAATAAAGAACGAGGTTTATATGTTGATGTGGTGTCAGGGGAACCTTTATTTTCTTCGGCAGATAAGTTTGATTCAGGAACAGGGTGGCCAAGTTTTTCTCGTCCGATCGACAATTATTTTATTGTAAAAAAACCTGATTATTCATTTTTTATGCACCGAACAGAAGTGAGATCGCGATTTGGAGATTCGCATTTAGGCCATGTTTTTAATGATGGACCCGAAGGAATCCGCTATTGTATTAACGGCGCTGCATTACGCTTCATTCCTTATGAAGACATGGAAGCTGAAGGCTATAAAGATTTTCTTGTATTTGTTTAA
- the pheS gene encoding phenylalanine--tRNA ligase subunit alpha, with amino-acid sequence MKDKISALLTKSIQNLPVKHEGDLFKISVGDTVIIITFKNKEAHISINNTQDIQILNFEAGEEKFFTGQKGLFKVLEGYLKQISDKRSFGQLLSSWKNNINGILEEKRQQLNEHRIQEKIALSYPEVTLAVPEIELGYEHFLNKIQDEMLAVFQSMGYTPVYERELEDEYHNFEALNIDAGHPAREDHDSFYVGEGYLMRTHTSTVQIRNLEKLVQTGGSPPIAIVSPGVCYRRDAVDSTHFPVFRQMEGLVVDKNVSFADLKGTLIEWAKAMFGPETKIRLRPDYFPFTEPSAELSVSSPEFSNGRWIELLGCGMVHPQVLRNVGLDPEIWRGFAFGTGVERIAMIRYGLHDIRIFTENDIRFLKQSL; translated from the coding sequence TTGAAAGACAAAATTTCCGCGCTGCTAACAAAAAGTATTCAAAATCTCCCAGTTAAACATGAAGGTGATTTATTTAAGATTTCTGTTGGAGATACAGTTATTATAATAACTTTCAAAAATAAAGAAGCTCATATTAGTATTAATAATACGCAAGATATTCAAATATTAAATTTCGAAGCTGGTGAAGAAAAATTTTTTACCGGTCAAAAAGGTCTTTTCAAAGTTCTTGAAGGATACCTCAAACAAATTTCTGATAAACGCTCTTTTGGTCAACTTTTATCGTCTTGGAAAAATAATATTAACGGAATTCTGGAAGAAAAACGGCAGCAGCTTAACGAACATCGGATCCAAGAGAAGATTGCTCTTTCGTATCCCGAAGTAACGTTAGCTGTTCCGGAAATAGAACTCGGATATGAACATTTTTTAAATAAAATTCAAGATGAAATGTTAGCAGTATTTCAAAGTATGGGGTATACTCCCGTATACGAACGTGAACTTGAAGATGAATATCACAATTTTGAAGCACTTAATATTGATGCTGGCCATCCTGCACGAGAAGATCATGATTCTTTTTACGTAGGCGAAGGGTACCTCATGCGTACTCACACATCGACTGTGCAGATCCGCAACCTTGAAAAACTAGTACAAACAGGAGGTTCTCCTCCTATTGCTATTGTTTCACCGGGAGTGTGTTACAGGCGTGATGCTGTCGATTCGACACATTTTCCTGTTTTCCGGCAAATGGAAGGATTAGTAGTTGATAAAAATGTTAGTTTTGCTGATCTGAAAGGAACATTGATTGAATGGGCAAAAGCCATGTTTGGTCCGGAAACAAAAATTCGATTGCGACCTGACTATTTTCCTTTTACTGAGCCGTCAGCTGAATTATCAGTATCTTCGCCGGAGTTTTCGAACGGGCGCTGGATTGAATTGCTGGGATGTGGTATGGTTCATCCTCAAGTCCTGCGCAATGTTGGGCTTGATCCGGAAATTTGGCGCGGTTTTGCGTTTGGAACGGGAGTTGAACGTATTGCTATGATCCGCTACGGCTTGCATGACATCCGCATTTTCACTGAAAACGATATCCGCTTTCTCAAGCAATCTCTTTAA
- the pheT gene encoding phenylalanine--tRNA ligase subunit beta, whose protein sequence is MKTKANYEWLCSYIPQLKEKTPQEVADALTALGAETEEIKIFDFSNLKLGKITAIEEKNNKNFSVIESGHQKYTVPIKQKISVGNYIIFICQDDQIYLQSFANLGIEEADHEIIVLSNNAEQAEKDFQVLTKSDTLYTLEIPGNRPDWLSVKGLAQSLAVYLDLEFHTEIPVILKETEEIFPIEVQTALCTRYSIRKIKNISVKTSETLIQKRLMLLGMRPINSIVDTSNIVMLGNGQPTHAFDAAKVKGRLIVRTAQGGETITLLNEKTINLHPDDLVICDEEKILALAGIMGGLDSGISKETTDILLESGCFNAAAIRRTSKRHGIKTESSLRFEKNISSSLVQEASDLITSRLINTGSSCSLLNEINQSKPTSVISFDPEKARSYLGAPDIDDTFMKQTLLKLGCTLEKENDIWNIRTPEARKDLKEDVDLIEEIARFYGYNNIPTHTYRPKAFDLNPEKRFEDKIRPLLRGMGISEAITISFRNPCERNFFQIPDTGVINILNPLNSDHTELRTHLFDGLLKSIIHNKTKAFVNSCAFSEVGTVFRKNNHHFIEEKKLAFAVSREQDPYTKGITILNNILAYAKCSPLSTAIDSRIYPFLHPKNSFELQLNNEILGFFGEIHPLVVEKMDLSDKKNFPAPVTCELNLDLLKASYQTLIKTISISEFPPVLRDVTLSIPVKIQGRTLIEEIKKMHSNLKEIEFINIFTNEKLKSEQKKNISLRLRFEADNQSLKGEEIDTFVMKLIQKKW, encoded by the coding sequence ATGAAAACAAAAGCAAATTACGAATGGCTATGTAGCTATATTCCGCAACTTAAAGAAAAAACACCACAAGAAGTTGCTGATGCACTAACAGCTTTGGGTGCTGAAACCGAAGAAATCAAAATTTTCGATTTTTCCAATTTAAAATTAGGAAAAATTACCGCTATCGAAGAAAAAAATAACAAAAATTTTTCTGTTATTGAATCGGGGCATCAAAAATATACTGTACCTATCAAGCAAAAAATATCCGTAGGAAATTACATAATTTTCATCTGCCAAGATGATCAAATATATTTACAAAGCTTTGCTAACCTTGGCATTGAAGAAGCGGATCATGAAATTATTGTTTTAAGTAATAATGCTGAACAAGCCGAAAAAGATTTCCAGGTCCTCACCAAATCTGATACATTATACACATTAGAAATACCCGGAAATCGACCTGATTGGCTATCCGTGAAGGGATTAGCACAATCTCTAGCTGTTTACTTAGATTTGGAATTTCACACAGAAATACCTGTGATCTTGAAAGAGACAGAAGAAATATTCCCTATCGAAGTTCAGACCGCTTTATGCACACGTTATAGTATCCGGAAAATTAAGAATATTTCAGTGAAAACTTCTGAAACGCTTATCCAAAAAAGACTGATGCTTCTCGGAATGCGACCTATTAACAGCATCGTAGACACTAGTAATATTGTGATGCTGGGTAACGGACAGCCCACACATGCATTTGATGCTGCGAAAGTTAAGGGACGACTTATTGTACGGACAGCTCAAGGAGGAGAAACAATTACTTTGTTGAACGAAAAAACAATAAATCTTCATCCAGACGATTTAGTAATCTGTGACGAAGAAAAAATTCTTGCTTTGGCAGGGATCATGGGTGGTCTAGATTCGGGAATTTCAAAAGAAACAACAGATATCCTCCTGGAAAGTGGCTGTTTTAATGCAGCAGCCATACGCAGGACATCCAAAAGGCATGGCATTAAAACCGAATCATCTCTTCGTTTTGAAAAAAACATCAGCAGCAGCTTAGTTCAGGAAGCTTCGGATTTGATAACATCGCGGCTCATCAATACAGGTAGCAGTTGTTCGCTCCTTAATGAGATCAATCAAAGTAAGCCTACTTCTGTCATCTCGTTTGATCCGGAAAAAGCTCGTAGTTACTTAGGTGCACCAGATATCGATGATACTTTCATGAAACAAACTTTGCTCAAATTAGGTTGCACTTTGGAAAAAGAAAATGATATCTGGAATATTCGAACTCCAGAAGCTCGGAAAGACCTTAAAGAGGATGTCGATCTTATTGAAGAAATTGCACGTTTTTATGGATACAACAATATTCCTACACACACATACCGGCCAAAAGCTTTTGATTTAAACCCAGAAAAACGTTTTGAAGACAAAATACGTCCTTTGTTGCGCGGTATGGGAATAAGTGAGGCCATTACTATATCATTTCGTAACCCCTGTGAGCGGAATTTTTTTCAAATCCCGGACACTGGAGTTATCAACATTTTAAATCCTTTAAATTCAGATCATACTGAACTTCGCACTCACCTTTTTGACGGACTCCTAAAAAGCATAATTCATAATAAAACAAAAGCATTTGTTAATAGTTGTGCATTTTCAGAGGTCGGGACGGTATTCCGTAAAAATAACCATCATTTTATTGAAGAAAAAAAACTTGCTTTTGCAGTCAGCCGTGAACAAGATCCTTATACAAAGGGAATAACAATTTTGAATAATATTCTTGCATATGCAAAATGCTCGCCTTTGAGTACTGCAATAGACAGCAGAATTTATCCTTTCTTGCATCCCAAAAATTCTTTTGAACTGCAACTGAACAATGAAATTTTAGGATTTTTTGGAGAAATTCATCCTTTAGTGGTAGAAAAAATGGATCTTTCAGATAAAAAAAATTTCCCGGCTCCTGTTACCTGCGAATTAAATCTCGATCTTTTGAAAGCTTCCTACCAAACATTGATAAAAACCATTTCGATCAGCGAATTTCCTCCCGTTTTACGGGATGTAACACTTAGCATTCCGGTAAAAATACAAGGCCGAACACTTATCGAAGAAATAAAAAAAATGCATTCTAATCTCAAAGAAATTGAATTTATCAATATCTTTACAAACGAAAAACTCAAATCCGAGCAGAAAAAAAATATTTCCTTACGCTTGCGTTTTGAAGCAGACAATCAATCTCTCAAAGGCGAAGAAATAGATACTTTTGTCATGAAATTAATTCAAAAAAAATGGTAA
- a CDS encoding galactose ABC transporter substrate-binding protein — translation MNKIIAFAVLTIGLASCGVEKTASKKFGVSLYKFDDVFISSVGKAIQARKTETGSSATVNLSDAQGQQATQNDSVDTYIAQGYNALGINMVDRTAASVIIEKAKAADIPIVFFNREPVTADMNSWDKLYYVGARAEESGRIQGEIAAAYFKNDPKVDKNGDGILQYVIIEGEPGHQDAILRTEHSIKALQDAGVKVQKLASDTGMWQRVNGQEKMAAWLTAYGDQIELVLANNDDMALGAIEALRAAGYFTGEKFIPVIGVDASAPALDSIKNNLLYATVLNNARIQGYAVFDLMDALVSDKDVNSLGYEITDGKYIWVPYVAVTRDNYKEFQ, via the coding sequence ATGAATAAAATCATTGCATTTGCAGTATTAACAATAGGGTTGGCAAGCTGTGGGGTAGAAAAAACTGCAAGCAAAAAATTCGGTGTGTCGCTTTATAAATTTGATGATGTATTTATTTCTAGTGTAGGTAAGGCGATTCAAGCTAGAAAAACAGAAACCGGTAGCAGTGCAACCGTTAATCTTTCTGATGCACAAGGGCAACAAGCTACTCAAAATGATTCTGTGGATACTTATATTGCTCAAGGATACAACGCTCTTGGAATTAATATGGTGGACCGCACGGCAGCATCAGTTATTATCGAGAAAGCTAAAGCTGCCGATATTCCTATTGTTTTCTTCAACAGAGAGCCAGTAACAGCAGATATGAATTCTTGGGACAAGCTTTATTATGTAGGTGCACGCGCTGAAGAATCCGGCCGTATTCAAGGAGAAATTGCTGCAGCATATTTCAAAAATGATCCTAAAGTTGATAAAAATGGTGATGGAATTTTACAATATGTGATAATCGAAGGTGAGCCTGGACATCAAGATGCTATACTCCGTACTGAACATTCTATCAAAGCTTTGCAAGATGCTGGTGTTAAAGTGCAAAAATTAGCTTCTGATACCGGCATGTGGCAGCGTGTCAACGGACAGGAAAAAATGGCTGCTTGGTTGACTGCTTACGGAGACCAAATTGAACTTGTGCTTGCTAATAACGATGATATGGCTTTAGGAGCTATTGAAGCCCTAAGAGCTGCAGGATATTTTACAGGAGAAAAATTTATTCCAGTAATTGGAGTAGATGCTTCAGCACCAGCATTGGATTCTATAAAAAATAATCTTTTATATGCTACTGTTCTCAATAATGCGCGTATACAAGGTTATGCTGTTTTTGATTTGATGGATGCACTGGTATCAGATAAAGATGTAAATAGTCTCGGTTATGAAATCACCGATGGAAAATATATTTGGGTACCCTACGTTGCAGTAACTAGAGACAATTATAAAGAATTCCAATAA
- a CDS encoding DNA gyrase/topoisomerase IV subunit A, with protein sequence MSNEFLNDGISPSYFENELETSYLNYAYSVITGRAIPDARDGLKPVHRRILFSMHELGILYDKQTRKCARVVGDVLGKYHPHGDTSVYNAAVRMAQDFSTRYPLIIGQGNFGSIDNDPPAAMRYTEAKLSKVAYYMLNDLEKDTVDFRPNFDDTLEEPMVLPGMFPQLLCNGTEGIAVGFATGIPPHNLKEIVSATSAYLDNEHITLDELMKHIQGPDFPTGGCITNRSNLRNIYETGQGSIRVAGSIHWEEKSHSLVITEIPYQTIKSRIVAEIVALIADEKNKYANTLRHIKEVRDESSKTGMRITVELGKTGDESIANTIKSILYKETRLEINISVNMVSLRENRPELLGLKTLIGSFAEHRRIVVDRRHRFVKRKAEERLHIVNGLLIAQENIDEVIKTIRGSADTKTAKDSLMSQFLLSETQSQAILEMRLQRLTSMEVDRLKEEKIKLTEQIKELTELLENSDKRDALIKKELADMCADIGDGRRTVFGNTDVPQLDNEEFIENKSMHLAISHQGYLFVEIEPSNKTIGRGSKRTGNATGGRKLGEEDYIIASAACNIKDTILFFTSDGKAYSVKGYEIAGYSNGLQVRHTNSVPRLESIEGDIAAVMFVDRFDDQHYIVFASKFGQGVRIPLSLFGNISRSGVIALKLKPGDELMSAVKTTGNDTLLFVKRKGKGFKLDEKLFTPHNRGAMGERAIRVEDEQDSVIGMAVDESDKNVLFVSQTGRGRRVNPKDFSQLTNRGGKGYKLINLRDGEFITDFAYVKENESVFIVSKAGQRATLKASDVTNYASQLLVMKVDDEITALSVVPPEDLELKESKAMTDQQNHGSDSLYE encoded by the coding sequence ATGAGTAATGAATTCTTGAACGATGGTATTAGTCCATCCTATTTTGAAAACGAACTTGAAACCTCCTATCTAAATTACGCTTACAGTGTCATTACTGGCCGTGCTATTCCTGATGCCCGTGATGGTCTCAAGCCTGTACACCGTCGTATTTTATTTTCTATGCATGAATTAGGAATCTTATACGACAAACAGACACGTAAATGCGCCCGTGTTGTGGGAGATGTTTTGGGGAAATATCATCCTCATGGTGATACATCTGTTTATAATGCAGCAGTGAGGATGGCTCAAGACTTTTCAACACGGTATCCTTTGATTATCGGACAAGGAAATTTTGGTTCAATTGACAACGATCCTCCCGCTGCTATGCGCTACACCGAAGCAAAATTATCTAAAGTGGCATATTATATGCTCAACGATCTCGAAAAAGACACCGTTGACTTTCGTCCGAACTTCGACGACACACTTGAAGAGCCCATGGTACTACCAGGGATGTTTCCACAGCTACTTTGTAATGGTACTGAAGGAATTGCCGTAGGGTTTGCCACTGGCATTCCACCTCACAATCTTAAAGAAATTGTTAGTGCGACTTCAGCTTATCTGGATAACGAGCATATTACACTCGATGAACTTATGAAACATATTCAAGGTCCTGACTTCCCGACAGGTGGATGCATTACCAACCGCTCAAATTTAAGAAATATTTATGAAACAGGACAGGGTTCGATTCGTGTTGCTGGTTCGATCCATTGGGAAGAAAAATCTCATTCATTAGTGATCACAGAAATTCCCTATCAAACAATTAAATCACGGATTGTTGCAGAAATTGTGGCCTTGATTGCTGACGAAAAAAACAAATACGCCAATACATTAAGACATATTAAAGAAGTCCGAGACGAATCATCAAAAACCGGTATGCGGATTACGGTTGAACTGGGCAAAACAGGAGATGAAAGCATTGCCAATACAATCAAATCTATTCTATACAAAGAAACGCGTTTAGAGATTAATATTTCTGTAAACATGGTATCGCTGCGCGAAAATAGGCCAGAACTTTTAGGACTGAAAACATTAATCGGCTCATTTGCTGAACATCGAAGGATTGTAGTCGACCGTAGACACCGTTTTGTCAAGCGCAAAGCCGAAGAACGTTTACATATTGTCAACGGGCTCCTGATCGCACAAGAAAATATCGATGAAGTTATCAAAACAATCCGTGGTTCAGCTGACACAAAAACAGCAAAAGATAGTCTGATGAGCCAATTCTTGCTTTCGGAAACACAATCTCAAGCAATTCTTGAAATGCGCCTACAACGTTTGACCAGTATGGAAGTGGACAGGCTTAAGGAAGAAAAAATTAAGCTCACTGAACAAATAAAAGAACTTACGGAGCTTTTGGAAAACTCAGATAAACGCGATGCGTTAATTAAAAAAGAACTTGCAGACATGTGTGCAGACATCGGTGATGGAAGGCGTACTGTTTTCGGTAACACGGATGTACCACAATTAGACAACGAAGAATTTATCGAAAACAAATCTATGCACTTGGCAATTTCACATCAAGGGTATTTGTTTGTAGAAATCGAGCCTTCCAATAAAACGATCGGCCGCGGCAGCAAACGAACAGGTAACGCCACAGGAGGCCGAAAATTAGGCGAAGAAGATTATATTATTGCCTCAGCAGCTTGTAACATTAAAGATACAATTTTATTTTTTACTTCCGATGGAAAAGCATACTCGGTAAAAGGCTACGAAATAGCAGGCTATAGCAATGGATTACAAGTACGTCATACTAACAGTGTTCCCCGTTTGGAATCGATTGAAGGAGATATTGCCGCCGTAATGTTTGTAGACCGCTTTGATGACCAGCACTATATCGTATTTGCCAGCAAATTCGGACAAGGGGTACGGATTCCGTTAAGCTTGTTTGGAAATATTTCACGCTCGGGAGTCATTGCACTCAAACTGAAACCGGGAGATGAATTGATGTCAGCGGTTAAAACTACCGGAAATGATACACTTTTATTCGTCAAACGCAAAGGTAAAGGCTTCAAGCTAGATGAGAAATTGTTTACACCACATAACCGTGGAGCTATGGGGGAACGTGCTATCAGAGTTGAGGATGAACAGGATTCGGTTATTGGTATGGCAGTCGACGAAAGTGATAAAAATGTTTTATTTGTATCACAGACCGGACGCGGACGCCGGGTAAATCCCAAAGATTTTTCGCAGTTGACTAATCGGGGCGGCAAGGGTTATAAGCTTATCAACCTTCGCGACGGCGAATTTATTACTGATTTTGCTTATGTAAAAGAAAATGAATCGGTATTTATCGTCTCAAAGGCAGGGCAGCGTGCTACCCTAAAAGCTTCTGATGTTACGAATTATGCATCACAGCTGCTGGTAATGAAAGTGGACGATGAAATTACTGCATTATCAGTAGTTCCACCCGAGGACCTCGAACTTAAAGAATCCAAAGCAATGACTGATCAGCAAAATCACGGTAGCGATTCACTTTACGAATAA
- a CDS encoding sugar ABC transporter ATP-binding protein has translation MEKLYALEVQDLYKSFPGVQALKGIQFQLGLSEVHALVGENGAGKSTLMKCLFGIEQPDSGDIFIDGSKMQFKNSSEALAAGISMIHQELHPIPYRTVAENIWLGRYPTHFLPGVVDENKMNVDTQKLFDFLNISINPKTLVANLSVSQIQMMEIAKAISYKAKIIFMDEPTSSLTDNEVIQLFKMIRSLKQQGVSIVYVSHKMEEIKEICDAVTIMRDGEYIGRWNIDELSIDEIISKMVGRQLGNRFPEKTYQPQKEPIMHIKDFESRIPNSFKKLSFVLNKGEILGIGGLVGAQRTELIESIFGLRPAKGEIIIKGEKKSINNSIDAINSGLALLTEERRTTGILGCLSIEHNVMIASYPKLSFKGFITNNKKNLDATNNYINKLNIKTPHAKSLIANLSGGNQQKALIARWLLTDPDILILDEPTRGIDVGAKYEVYNLMYALAAEGKSIIMISSEMPELMGVSDRIMVMSNGFISGIIEKEEFDQEKIMALATAFL, from the coding sequence ATGGAAAAACTTTATGCATTAGAAGTTCAAGATTTATATAAATCATTTCCTGGTGTTCAGGCTTTGAAAGGCATACAATTTCAATTAGGCCTCTCCGAAGTTCATGCTCTTGTAGGCGAAAACGGTGCTGGAAAATCGACATTAATGAAGTGCTTATTTGGCATCGAGCAGCCAGATAGTGGAGATATTTTCATTGATGGTTCTAAAATGCAGTTTAAGAACAGCAGTGAAGCACTTGCCGCAGGAATTTCCATGATTCATCAAGAACTGCATCCTATTCCTTACCGCACTGTTGCAGAAAATATCTGGTTGGGCCGTTATCCTACTCATTTTTTACCGGGAGTAGTCGATGAAAATAAAATGAATGTCGATACTCAAAAATTATTTGACTTTCTTAATATTTCAATAAATCCTAAGACATTAGTTGCTAATTTATCAGTTTCACAAATACAAATGATGGAAATAGCTAAAGCGATTTCTTACAAAGCAAAAATTATTTTTATGGATGAGCCTACATCTTCATTAACAGACAACGAAGTTATTCAGCTTTTCAAAATGATACGTTCGCTCAAACAGCAGGGCGTATCTATTGTTTATGTTTCGCATAAAATGGAAGAAATTAAAGAAATTTGTGATGCCGTAACCATTATGCGTGATGGAGAATACATTGGCCGCTGGAATATTGACGAATTAAGTATAGACGAAATTATCAGTAAAATGGTAGGACGACAGCTTGGTAATCGATTTCCAGAGAAAACATATCAGCCTCAAAAAGAACCTATTATGCATATTAAGGATTTCGAATCACGTATTCCCAATTCCTTTAAAAAACTGTCTTTCGTGCTCAACAAAGGAGAAATATTGGGAATAGGAGGTTTGGTAGGAGCACAGAGAACGGAACTTATAGAAAGTATTTTTGGATTAAGGCCGGCAAAAGGTGAAATTATTATTAAAGGCGAAAAAAAATCCATTAATAACTCTATCGATGCTATTAATTCAGGACTTGCCCTGCTTACTGAAGAAAGACGTACCACAGGAATTTTAGGATGCCTGTCCATAGAACATAATGTTATGATAGCTTCATATCCGAAATTATCTTTTAAAGGGTTTATTACAAATAATAAGAAAAATCTTGATGCTACAAACAATTACATTAATAAATTAAACATTAAAACTCCTCATGCAAAAAGTTTAATTGCCAATCTTTCAGGCGGTAATCAACAAAAAGCACTGATTGCTCGTTGGTTATTAACAGATCCAGATATTCTGATTCTTGATGAACCTACCCGTGGTATCGATGTAGGAGCAAAATATGAAGTTTATAATCTCATGTATGCACTAGCTGCAGAAGGTAAAAGTATTATTATGATTTCTTCAGAAATGCCGGAACTTATGGGAGTATCTGATAGAATTATGGTTATGAGCAATGGCTTTATCAGCGGCATCATCGAAAAAGAAGAATTTGATCAAGAAAAAATTATGGCGCTTGCCACTGCATTTTTGTAA